From the genome of Geminocystis herdmanii PCC 6308, one region includes:
- a CDS encoding Calx-beta domain-containing protein, producing MLTSTNNETSIYFGNAQGNLSSSVDVGSGVYKPTGDINGDGYSDFNYQSSSTETSTSIGYANGFNNLEISYGNSNKTVSTQGFLNASDAPFYGTNTGKAVNQAGDFNGDGIPDMMFSTAQPVGLIVVETSDSQVSFAYFNHLAIDWNNDTSVTLDVQTTTHTYSTSDEIMGLASYENDWFFAHSEDYIFWLSGSNISQDGENQFGSEYDYAKPQLVTANGNLYMIVAGWSSNNPYISVYDSSSNSWQSVDSSTEEDSLTNAITNTNGNDVVSAAIGSNIYIAWTEDNDLYYGYWDTNNSSYTQLDNISLSSIILTDAGDNDPLSMTALNGTLYLALRDGNNNAWMTTYDTNNSSASWSSGDKMMYLQGNKQIEAEENSITLSTLNGEVYATWYDVNEIVTDSRNVYLTKYNASSSSWTNSLLLNNGTTPLDITGNGDFPGLTPFAWSGQTSVILGDTNQNASNSIVINGLTGNFSDAIANSDPTQSPYSSLGNNITFIGDINGDGFDDILLSVPNYNDNKGGTFVVFGTDSNEPIDLQNLTNNENNTGNKSSAQGFAIEGLPSSLAGISISGGADVNGDGFEDFIIGAPGDNDNLTYVIFGSDFNNTVNQTGTIGDDVMIGTATGESFIGGEGDDQIYTNGGIDVVYAGLGDDFVTVNDTYFRRLDGGAGTDVLRFEGYNGQDWDLTTLSPGSRLRNFEILVTEDYGVNTLTLNSLTVTELSDNNTVTVIMDEDDILNLSADFSLNGTVYQYNQKFARYTSNTSSATVLLNRAVGTATETSELVLTEEGSLVLLSESGEQLWTAQRNGLQVKDAVQALMQSNGNLVLYSKVQPTSEADSISSYMLGLSDQNTNATYNINVPMGVLFLLNPDGEVIWQSPNTTPAVQALMQTDGNFVLYSEFQPLNQPGAEEYAVWSTQTNSKNNDGTILSLASDGGLYLVNDNGSGSIVKTLNQGSASPNTENTILQQADQITTNPSTFISNNFDEEDVLWTSNTWNNPDAYLQLGGDGGLYIKNFSGQILSTLNSGNPNISDASRLNAQQELLVNDSLSALTEIANVINVTNNAPSDNTPEPIATTEVTASSFNSEMMTSFSVDESGNETAQSFASSFFSATASNPNAPTRISVSNPTANEADGEVEFTIQRTGDLDKYVQVHYITQDGRGKAGSDYNSVLGQVVFKPGETTKTVSVPLILDDVYTGTRDLGLLVTLEKESDTPLSDEFNLYIDSTNGQIRNWNHIIGEQPNSVMGGELEFRVTATDGEAQVQLDFESSKEFNNYYIFNNETQQYEPFSGAQFLDDDGDGKNDGVILNFQDGSNYDIDGSENGIVFKRGFFADGEAPEIILDTAMYRFRSLDTQGAYLYVGAEEKASVLANYSNIFVEEGLAFYVSDTAEDGLIAFNRFRNTDLTGGYIYAGEAESEAIRANYPQFIDEGVAFYAYGAGSQMADSITRFQSSGGGAYLYTAQPETQSVIANYGNTFNLEGIAFEALST from the coding sequence ATGTTAACTAGCACCAACAATGAAACATCTATTTATTTTGGTAACGCCCAAGGTAATTTATCATCTTCTGTCGATGTTGGTTCAGGAGTTTATAAACCGACAGGAGATATAAATGGTGATGGTTACAGTGATTTTAATTATCAATCTAGTAGCACAGAAACTTCTACCAGTATTGGCTACGCCAACGGATTCAATAACTTAGAAATTTCTTATGGCAACTCAAACAAAACCGTTAGCACTCAAGGATTTTTAAACGCTTCCGATGCGCCTTTCTATGGCACAAATACAGGAAAAGCCGTTAATCAAGCAGGAGATTTTAATGGTGATGGTATCCCCGATATGATGTTTAGCACGGCTCAACCCGTCGGCTTAATCGTTGTGGAAACTAGCGATAGTCAAGTTAGTTTCGCTTACTTTAACCATCTTGCCATTGATTGGAATAACGACACATCTGTCACTTTAGATGTTCAGACAACCACTCACACCTATAGCACTTCCGACGAAATAATGGGATTAGCTAGTTATGAGAATGATTGGTTTTTTGCCCACTCAGAGGATTATATTTTTTGGCTGTCAGGCTCAAATATTAGCCAAGATGGAGAAAATCAATTTGGTAGCGAATATGATTACGCAAAACCCCAGTTAGTGACGGCTAATGGTAATTTATACATGATTGTTGCTGGTTGGAGTTCTAATAACCCCTATATTTCTGTCTATGATTCTAGTAGTAACTCATGGCAATCTGTAGATTCGAGTACGGAAGAAGATAGTTTAACCAATGCCATTACTAATACCAATGGTAATGATGTCGTCAGTGCTGCCATCGGCTCTAATATTTACATTGCTTGGACTGAGGATAATGATCTCTATTATGGTTATTGGGATACAAATAATTCTAGTTATACTCAACTCGATAATATTTCCTTGAGTAGTATTATCCTTACCGATGCAGGGGATAATGATCCTTTATCCATGACGGCTCTGAATGGTACACTATATCTCGCCTTGAGAGATGGTAATAATAATGCGTGGATGACGACTTATGATACTAACAATTCTAGTGCGAGTTGGTCAAGTGGAGATAAGATGATGTATCTTCAAGGGAATAAACAAATCGAAGCGGAAGAAAATAGTATTACTTTATCTACTCTCAATGGAGAAGTTTATGCTACTTGGTATGATGTCAACGAAATAGTTACAGATAGTAGAAATGTTTATCTAACAAAATACAATGCTAGTTCTTCCTCTTGGACAAATTCCCTGTTACTCAATAATGGTACTACCCCGTTAGACATAACTGGTAATGGTGATTTCCCCGGATTAACTCCTTTTGCGTGGAGTGGTCAAACATCCGTTATCTTAGGTGATACGAACCAAAATGCTTCTAATTCGATCGTCATCAATGGACTTACTGGCAATTTTTCTGATGCTATCGCTAATAGCGATCCAACTCAATCCCCTTATAGTAGTCTAGGTAATAACATTACCTTTATTGGTGACATCAACGGCGATGGTTTTGATGACATCTTGTTAAGTGTGCCTAATTATAACGACAATAAGGGCGGTACGTTTGTTGTTTTTGGTACGGATAGTAATGAACCTATTGACTTACAAAACTTAACAAATAACGAAAATAATACGGGTAATAAGTCGTCAGCTCAAGGATTTGCCATTGAAGGTTTACCCTCATCTTTAGCAGGAATTTCCATTAGTGGAGGTGCTGATGTTAATGGAGATGGGTTTGAAGACTTTATTATCGGCGCACCAGGGGATAATGATAACCTTACCTACGTTATTTTTGGTAGTGACTTTAATAACACTGTAAACCAAACAGGGACCATCGGCGATGATGTTATGATTGGCACGGCAACGGGGGAAAGTTTCATCGGTGGTGAAGGAGATGATCAAATTTATACCAATGGCGGTATTGACGTAGTTTACGCTGGATTAGGGGATGATTTCGTCACCGTCAATGATACTTATTTCCGCCGTTTAGATGGTGGTGCAGGTACAGATGTTTTAAGATTCGAGGGTTATAACGGGCAAGATTGGGATTTAACCACCCTTTCCCCCGGTAGTCGTTTACGCAATTTTGAGATTTTAGTGACGGAAGATTATGGAGTAAATACCTTAACTCTCAATTCCTTAACCGTTACTGAACTTTCTGATAATAATACCGTCACCGTGATCATGGATGAAGATGATATTCTTAATCTCAGTGCTGATTTTAGTCTTAACGGTACAGTCTATCAGTATAATCAGAAGTTCGCTCGATATACTTCTAATACTTCCTCCGCTACGGTGTTACTCAATCGTGCTGTGGGTACAGCTACAGAAACATCTGAACTGGTATTAACAGAAGAAGGTAGCCTCGTCTTATTGTCGGAGTCTGGAGAACAACTTTGGACAGCACAAAGAAATGGATTACAAGTAAAAGATGCGGTTCAAGCCCTTATGCAATCTAATGGTAATTTAGTTCTTTATAGTAAGGTACAACCCACCAGTGAAGCCGATTCGATCAGTTCTTATATGCTAGGTTTAAGCGATCAGAATACCAATGCTACCTACAACATTAATGTACCTATGGGTGTTTTATTCCTTCTCAATCCCGATGGAGAAGTAATTTGGCAATCTCCTAATACGACCCCAGCAGTACAGGCTCTCATGCAGACTGATGGTAATTTTGTTCTTTATAGTGAATTTCAACCCTTAAATCAGCCCGGTGCAGAGGAATATGCAGTTTGGTCAACACAAACAAATAGTAAAAATAACGATGGAACTATTCTGAGTTTAGCTTCCGATGGTGGGTTATATCTGGTGAACGATAACGGTTCGGGTTCGATCGTCAAAACCTTAAATCAAGGTTCGGCAAGTCCCAACACTGAAAATACTATTCTACAACAAGCTGATCAAATCACTACTAACCCTAGTACTTTTATTAGTAACAATTTCGATGAAGAAGACGTTTTATGGACGAGTAACACATGGAATAATCCTGACGCTTATTTACAATTGGGAGGAGATGGTGGCTTATATATTAAAAACTTTAGTGGGCAAATCCTTTCTACCCTTAACTCAGGTAATCCCAACATCAGTGATGCTAGTCGTTTAAATGCGCAACAGGAACTTTTAGTCAATGATTCTCTCTCGGCTTTGACTGAAATAGCTAATGTGATTAATGTTACTAACAATGCACCTTCGGATAACACTCCTGAGCCTATTGCAACGACAGAAGTAACTGCTTCATCATTCAATTCTGAAATGATGACTTCCTTTAGTGTCGATGAGTCTGGAAATGAAACCGCTCAAAGTTTTGCAAGTTCTTTCTTTAGTGCTACTGCTAGTAATCCCAACGCTCCCACTCGCATCTCCGTTTCTAATCCCACAGCTAACGAAGCCGATGGAGAAGTAGAATTTACCATCCAACGTACGGGAGATTTAGATAAATATGTACAAGTGCATTATATCACCCAAGATGGACGAGGAAAGGCAGGAAGTGATTATAACTCGGTATTAGGACAGGTTGTATTTAAACCGGGTGAAACCACTAAAACCGTTTCTGTACCTTTAATTTTAGATGATGTTTATACGGGTACAAGGGATTTAGGCTTACTCGTCACCCTTGAAAAAGAAAGTGATACTCCATTGAGCGATGAATTTAATCTTTATATCGATTCCACTAATGGACAAATTCGTAATTGGAATCATATCATCGGAGAGCAACCGAATAGCGTCATGGGAGGTGAATTAGAATTTCGTGTCACTGCTACCGATGGTGAAGCTCAAGTTCAACTTGATTTTGAAAGTAGTAAAGAGTTTAATAATTACTATATCTTCAATAATGAAACACAACAATATGAGCCTTTTTCGGGCGCTCAATTCTTGGATGATGACGGTGACGGTAAAAACGATGGAGTGATTTTAAATTTTCAAGACGGCAGTAATTATGATATTGACGGTAGCGAAAATGGTATTGTCTTCAAACGAGGCTTTTTTGCCGATGGAGAAGCACCCGAAATCATCTTAGATACTGCCATGTATCGTTTCCGCAGTCTTGACACTCAAGGTGCTTATTTATACGTTGGTGCTGAAGAAAAAGCATCGGTATTAGCTAACTATAGCAATATTTTCGTGGAGGAGGGATTAGCCTTTTATGTGTCTGACACCGCCGAAGATGGTTTAATTGCCTTTAATCGTTTCCGCAATACTGATTTAACGGGGGGTTATATTTATGCAGGAGAGGCTGAAAGTGAGGCAATTCGTGCTAATTATCCTCAGTTTATTGATGAGGGTGTTGCCTTTTATGCCTACGGTGCAGGTTCTCAAATGGCTGATAGTATTACCCGTTTCCAAAGTAGTGGGGGAGGAGCGTATCTTTATACTGCACAACCAGAAACCCAAAGCGTCATTGCTAATTATGGTAATACTTTTAACCTTGAAGGTATCGCCTTTGAGGCTTTAAGCACTTAA
- a CDS encoding beta strand repeat-containing protein: MGNEAVLTLNQSVSPNQTVSINYKNQNITNSLVTGLTTITTQSLMSTIEADLGEDSAPVIIPTNASNSSPLLAWVADVPPLEPIAGFVNGQTITLNFIDELGNNTSVPKGNQFTVTDSNNNSYTIGNISISGNSLTLTLDTSVSTDTQLKISYNLSTPTGNNNNLFLDNSQTNTTLWVNNFSDFALTNTTNNSNAPVMLGAGSIVESSTTNQITLVFDQNLIPQDVTNSNFTVESNGVIFSIEPNVTINDNTVILSVQPPEGANLIGNGDIVTVSYTGNTLSGSNGNVANFSNQPVITFPSTPTTVIKYALLNSSESNLVSNISSIPGTGGFNFNPVGAYNASNNTTVLVWSNANSSDINTNLVSGEFYTDDEATLINESFNQSDIYFSIYNPSTQSWTVASPIAQQEGSEGKIVIGEWINNQLMTAWINYNNGESNIYWSTLTYNNGVATWSNPEILYADANPDPLTELRIVTIDGKPTVLWTETQATSYSELTQNESPLLYYRLAESSGTTLVNEGIYGAGGNGTYSGSVTFNEVGALEDTTTNEGDANPAVLFNSGNSATSSTIPLSGVSFSVEFWFKAPSLSSNSIDLVSVSNLLSISLKNTGLSFNLNGQILNSDGFTPTANEWYYVVATYDGEIDTATLYINGKPSVTQDNLELTLPSSATMTLASASNTSGVYLDEVAFYRQALAYSETPDLSDFGNLTPSQISQLLFNTNPIGNKYNSQYIAPLPAGANTQYVTYNGDSWGLPSVINPTYKPIATQLSDANNPEWDVTSFTTANSSGYVNPNGNTDIFLSFNLGNQVTGNKISSIEVTAINSNNETITWSVGNTNGYQLAVVQGDKLLNPVNPNGSFDYIILSQNVDLDLFLDAGDNTFSSSTNFNVTINYSTGNPSTQTLQAGDVTSEPTSVNSNQVLGIATVTEANDSSLALIDSGFIINTNNPSMGYSIVSGNFNGDTYTYTDSSGNQVTAPLMDTAIANRGYTDTSGNVLGQGTIQILFGGGAVLSNSETNPLTATDLTGNPSGVFITGLSDTGQANGDFPFSMATGDVDGNGYDDLIIGDPNANKVYVIYGSDNLEGTTIDVTNLGNQGYVINAPTSNIGFGYSVAVGNFNSNAQSNGTYATGTKFDIAIGAPGANDGNGAVYVAFDGTSTLSTIYNSTNTGELAGYSLAVSSLTAKAKTFTGNTTSDDLIIGAIGYEGTVTNQWTGLNGLPSNTNQNNSYPSSSSVELGAVYVYQSNGTTTLTEYAIYIGSNLPSNNGTADNINAGSALNSSDLNGDNINDLAISAPGGANNNGLIYVLNGGISKNTSPQNLDNVANLQIVGGLSFSQTGAIITSPGDVNNDGYEDFLITAPQGANGTGQGYVLFGPLNLSDMGTIFDLNVTANDSKTTFLLNGSQPYQLVGAGASGIGDVNGDGVDDLMISAPNAGELYTIYGHPWLADDGSIKLANISGDNGFVIDGDLYSISGYTLGLSNSNTNSTYDINIPVGVLFLLNPNGEVIWLSDNTTPAVQALMQTDGNFVLYSQSQPVNEPGSAEFAVWATNTSTTGGAYLSLAIDGGLYIVSNSGSILATLNEGSASATANIATLQEANQITPSFNTFINNPPELRRFTGNGNNVVMLGDVNGDGFADVVSGGSYSAGVLIFGNSTTNLVDASVGSDDIIITVSNQTINQFLALGDINGDGLQDLGVIDNILIKVII; the protein is encoded by the coding sequence ATGGGAAATGAAGCGGTGTTAACTCTCAATCAGAGTGTATCCCCCAATCAAACTGTCAGTATTAATTATAAAAATCAAAATATCACCAATTCTCTAGTAACAGGGCTTACTACCATTACAACTCAATCCCTGATGAGTACCATTGAAGCGGATTTAGGAGAAGATAGTGCCCCCGTCATTATTCCTACCAACGCCTCCAACTCCTCTCCTTTATTGGCATGGGTTGCCGATGTCCCCCCCTTAGAGCCCATCGCAGGTTTTGTCAATGGGCAAACTATCACCCTCAATTTTATCGATGAATTAGGTAACAATACCAGTGTACCAAAAGGTAATCAATTTACCGTCACCGATAGTAATAATAATAGCTATACCATAGGCAATATTAGCATTTCTGGTAATAGTCTCACTTTAACCCTTGATACATCAGTCAGTACCGACACTCAACTAAAGATCAGTTACAATCTTTCTACTCCTACGGGTAACAATAATAATCTTTTCCTTGATAATTCCCAGACAAATACCACTCTTTGGGTTAATAATTTTAGCGACTTTGCCCTCACTAACACCACTAATAATAGCAATGCTCCCGTAATGTTGGGGGCTGGTTCGATCGTGGAAAGCAGTACCACGAATCAAATTACCCTCGTTTTTGATCAAAACTTAATCCCTCAGGATGTCACGAATAGCAATTTTACCGTAGAAAGCAATGGAGTCATATTTTCGATCGAACCTAACGTCACCATTAACGACAATACAGTTATTTTATCTGTTCAACCGCCAGAAGGGGCAAATCTCATCGGTAATGGAGATATTGTCACCGTCAGTTATACAGGAAATACTTTATCAGGCAGTAACGGTAATGTAGCGAATTTTAGCAATCAACCCGTTATCACATTTCCTTCTACCCCCACCACTGTTATTAAATACGCCCTACTAAATTCATCTGAATCTAACCTCGTGAGCAATATTAGCAGTATTCCGGGTACAGGAGGCTTTAACTTTAATCCCGTAGGTGCTTATAATGCTAGTAACAATACTACAGTGTTAGTTTGGTCAAATGCCAATAGTAGCGACATCAATACTAACCTTGTGTCAGGAGAGTTTTACACCGATGATGAAGCTACCTTAATTAATGAAAGTTTCAATCAATCTGATATTTATTTCTCCATTTATAACCCTTCTACCCAAAGTTGGACTGTAGCTTCTCCCATAGCACAACAAGAAGGCTCAGAAGGCAAAATCGTCATCGGTGAATGGATTAATAATCAACTAATGACGGCATGGATTAACTATAACAACGGTGAATCTAATATTTACTGGTCAACTCTAACTTATAATAACGGGGTAGCCACTTGGAGTAATCCTGAAATTCTCTACGCAGACGCAAATCCTGATCCCTTAACGGAGTTACGCATTGTCACCATTGACGGTAAACCAACGGTTTTGTGGACAGAAACTCAAGCTACATCCTATAGTGAGTTAACTCAAAATGAATCCCCCCTCCTGTACTATCGTTTAGCTGAAAGTAGTGGTACAACCCTTGTCAATGAGGGCATTTATGGAGCAGGTGGTAATGGTACTTATAGCGGTTCAGTAACATTTAATGAGGTGGGTGCATTAGAAGATACTACCACTAATGAGGGAGATGCTAACCCTGCGGTATTATTCAATAGTGGTAATAGTGCCACTTCTTCAACTATTCCTCTATCGGGTGTTTCTTTCAGTGTGGAATTTTGGTTTAAAGCGCCCTCTTTATCTTCTAATTCGATCGATCTGGTATCTGTCAGTAATTTATTAAGTATCAGTCTCAAAAATACGGGGTTATCTTTTAATCTGAATGGACAAATCTTAAACTCCGATGGTTTTACTCCCACTGCCAATGAATGGTATTATGTCGTTGCCACCTATGACGGGGAAATCGATACCGCTACCCTTTATATTAATGGGAAGCCTTCCGTCACTCAAGACAATTTGGAGTTAACCCTCCCTAGTAGTGCGACTATGACGTTAGCTAGTGCCTCTAATACCAGTGGCGTTTATTTAGATGAGGTAGCTTTTTATCGTCAAGCCTTAGCCTATAGCGAAACTCCCGATTTATCAGATTTTGGTAATTTAACTCCCTCTCAAATTTCCCAACTTCTATTTAATACCAATCCCATTGGCAACAAATATAATTCTCAATATATCGCTCCTTTACCTGCTGGAGCAAATACCCAATATGTAACTTATAATGGTGATAGTTGGGGATTACCTAGTGTTATTAATCCTACCTATAAACCTATCGCTACGCAACTATCAGACGCTAATAACCCCGAATGGGATGTTACTTCTTTCACCACCGCTAACAGTAGTGGCTACGTTAATCCTAATGGCAATACTGATATTTTCTTATCCTTCAACTTGGGTAATCAGGTGACAGGTAATAAAATCAGTTCGATCGAAGTTACTGCGATTAATAGCAATAATGAAACCATTACATGGAGTGTAGGCAATACCAACGGTTATCAATTAGCCGTAGTGCAAGGAGATAAACTGCTTAATCCTGTTAACCCCAACGGTAGTTTTGACTATATTATTCTGAGTCAGAATGTGGACTTGGACTTATTTCTCGATGCAGGAGATAACACTTTCTCTAGTAGCACTAATTTTAACGTCACCATCAATTATAGTACGGGAAACCCTAGCACTCAAACGTTACAAGCAGGAGATGTCACCAGTGAACCCACAAGCGTCAATTCTAACCAAGTATTAGGTATCGCCACTGTTACTGAAGCCAATGATTCTTCCCTAGCCTTAATCGATAGTGGTTTTATCATCAACACCAATAACCCTAGTATGGGATATTCGATCGTATCTGGTAATTTTAATGGGGATACTTATACCTATACTGATTCATCAGGCAATCAAGTAACTGCACCTTTAATGGATACGGCAATTGCCAATCGAGGCTATACCGATACTTCAGGTAACGTATTAGGACAGGGGACAATTCAAATTCTTTTTGGTGGCGGTGCAGTCTTATCTAATAGTGAAACTAATCCCCTTACCGCTACCGATTTAACTGGAAATCCTAGTGGTGTCTTTATTACAGGCTTGAGTGATACAGGACAAGCCAACGGCGATTTTCCCTTCAGTATGGCAACGGGGGATGTTGATGGTAATGGTTATGATGATCTTATCATCGGTGATCCCAATGCTAACAAAGTATATGTTATTTATGGCTCTGATAATTTAGAAGGAACTACCATTGATGTCACCAATTTGGGTAATCAAGGTTATGTTATTAATGCTCCCACTTCCAACATCGGCTTTGGTTATTCCGTGGCGGTGGGTAACTTTAACAGTAATGCTCAATCTAATGGCACTTATGCCACTGGTACTAAATTCGATATTGCCATCGGCGCTCCGGGGGCAAATGATGGTAATGGGGCGGTTTACGTTGCCTTTGATGGTACTTCTACCCTTTCCACTATCTACAATTCCACTAATACGGGAGAATTAGCAGGTTATAGCCTTGCCGTTTCTAGTCTTACAGCTAAAGCGAAAACCTTTACAGGTAATACAACATCTGATGATTTAATCATAGGTGCGATCGGCTATGAAGGTACAGTTACTAATCAATGGACTGGTTTAAACGGACTTCCTAGCAATACCAATCAAAACAATAGTTATCCAAGTTCTTCTTCTGTGGAGTTGGGAGCAGTCTATGTTTATCAAAGCAACGGCACAACCACCTTAACAGAATACGCCATTTATATCGGTTCAAATTTACCCTCCAATAATGGTACTGCTGATAATATAAATGCAGGAAGTGCTTTAAATAGCAGTGACTTAAATGGAGATAATATCAACGATTTAGCGATTTCTGCTCCAGGGGGTGCAAATAATAATGGTTTAATATATGTTCTCAACGGAGGAATTAGTAAGAATACAAGTCCCCAAAATCTCGATAATGTTGCTAATTTACAAATTGTGGGAGGACTTTCCTTCAGTCAAACAGGCGCAATTATTACTTCCCCTGGTGATGTCAATAACGATGGTTATGAAGATTTCTTGATTACAGCCCCTCAAGGTGCAAACGGCACAGGGCAAGGTTATGTTCTTTTTGGACCTCTTAATTTGAGTGACATGGGTACTATTTTTGACCTTAACGTTACCGCTAATGATAGTAAAACGACTTTCTTGCTCAATGGTAGTCAACCTTATCAGCTAGTGGGTGCTGGTGCTAGTGGTATTGGGGATGTCAATGGGGATGGCGTGGACGATTTAATGATTAGTGCGCCTAACGCTGGAGAGTTATATACTATCTATGGTCATCCTTGGTTAGCGGACGATGGTAGTATCAAACTAGCTAATATTTCTGGTGATAATGGTTTTGTTATTGACGGTGATCTTTATAGCATTAGTGGCTATACTTTAGGTTTAAGTAATTCTAACACAAATTCCACATACGACATTAATATCCCTGTGGGTGTTTTATTCCTGCTGAATCCTAATGGGGAAGTTATTTGGCTATCAGATAATACTACCCCTGCGGTACAAGCTCTGATGCAAACTGATGGTAACTTTGTTCTCTATAGCCAATCTCAACCAGTCAATGAACCGGGATCGGCGGAATTTGCTGTATGGGCAACTAATACCAGTACTACGGGGGGAGCTTATCTCAGTTTAGCGATCGATGGTGGTTTATATATTGTCAGCAATAGCGGTTCAATTCTGGCAACCTTAAATGAAGGTTCAGCTAGTGCTACAGCTAATATTGCTACTTTACAAGAAGCTAATCAAATTACCCCCAGTTTTAATACTTTTATTAATAATCCACCAGAATTAAGACGTTTTACGGGCAATGGTAATAACGTGGTGATGTTGGGGGATGTCAATGGTGATGGTTTTGCGGATGTGGTTTCTGGTGGTAGTTACTCAGCAGGAGTGTTGATTTTTGGCAATAGTACCACTAATCTAGTGGATGCCTCAGTGGGTAGCGATGATATAATTATTACCGTATCAAATCAAACTATCAATCAGTTTTTAGCGTTAGGTGATATTAATGGCGATGGTTTACAAGATTTGGGGGTAATTGATAATATACTCATCAAGGTTATAATCTGA
- a CDS encoding SwmB domain-containing protein: MGITAFGEVASLLLSMNDKGSEAGVIAVDIAINVAETFAAFINGTAEGLDMSGSISFPVLGTGLVGKAQIPHVPILSADINGGVRTAFNWGIGSTDNSISLNFPVGFDVKVGPIGLGFNFDPGWTWDVFNSNKNSSSATASSSVDTSTSSTLSTFTSSTNSTSASVAGSLITVDFGTDLDELPSASDFTVNVTDISGNVTNIPVFNVVAGASANLVILQLENTIVSSENLDYSDSDNPTPTYNQVDLNFTNNEGVTDTNGDVIGNIADLSVTDNTPNSLAYQYNPTSGNSQNYINPSLLLAFNTPLDTSVNPDLDRFTVTANNTNLSITNAQVTNNGVLLTFASSVTNQSLQNVSISYNNSSSLGDNLYEIVTAVRSNPLPFKTV, translated from the coding sequence TTGGGGATAACGGCTTTTGGTGAAGTTGCAAGTTTGTTGTTATCCATGAATGATAAAGGCTCAGAAGCGGGAGTTATTGCTGTCGATATAGCGATTAATGTGGCGGAAACTTTCGCCGCTTTTATCAATGGTACGGCGGAAGGTTTAGATATGTCTGGCTCGATCAGTTTTCCTGTTTTGGGTACAGGATTAGTGGGTAAAGCTCAAATTCCCCATGTGCCTATATTAAGTGCGGATATAAACGGCGGTGTCAGAACGGCTTTTAATTGGGGTATCGGAAGCACTGATAATAGTATTTCTTTGAATTTCCCCGTTGGTTTTGATGTGAAGGTAGGACCCATTGGACTTGGTTTTAATTTTGATCCGGGTTGGACTTGGGATGTATTTAACAGCAATAAAAATTCTAGTAGTGCCACTGCTTCATCTTCCGTTGACACTAGCACTTCTTCGACGTTAAGCACTTTTACCAGTAGCACTAATTCTACTAGCGCCAGTGTAGCAGGTTCTTTAATTACAGTGGACTTTGGTACAGATTTAGATGAACTACCCTCAGCTAGTGATTTTACCGTCAATGTGACGGATATTAGTGGCAATGTCACGAATATTCCCGTGTTTAATGTAGTGGCAGGAGCGAGTGCCAATCTAGTTATTCTCCAGTTAGAAAATACGATCGTCTCTTCGGAAAATCTCGATTACAGTGATTCTGACAATCCCACTCCCACTTACAATCAAGTTGATCTTAATTTTACCAATAACGAAGGGGTAACGGATACCAATGGGGATGTCATCGGCAATATTGCGGATTTAAGCGTCACCGATAACACTCCCAACTCTCTTGCCTATCAATACAATCCCACCAGTGGCAACAGTCAAAATTATATTAATCCTAGTCTCCTTTTAGCTTTTAATACTCCTTTAGATACCAGTGTAAATCCAGATCTCGATCGATTTACTGTCACCGCAAACAACACTAACTTATCCATTACCAATGCTCAAGTTACTAATAATGGAGTTTTATTAACCTTTGCTTCATCGGTGACAAATCAATCTTTACAAAATGTCTCCATTAGTTATAACAATAGTAGTTCGTTAGGCGATAACCTTTACGAGATAGTAACGGCAGTTCGATCGAATCCTTTACCATTCAAAACGGTTTAA